The following proteins are encoded in a genomic region of Chryseobacterium cucumeris:
- a CDS encoding 2Fe-2S iron-sulfur cluster-binding protein: MSDVNIKITDREGVTHDVVAPTDMSMNLMEIIRSYELAEEGTIGVCGGMAMCASCQVYVINDPGLEPMGDEEDAMLAEAFHVKDNSRLGCQLHIADAMEGLEVEIAPYP; the protein is encoded by the coding sequence ATGTCAGACGTTAATATTAAAATCACCGACAGAGAAGGGGTAACCCATGATGTCGTAGCGCCTACGGATATGTCCATGAATTTAATGGAAATTATCCGTTCCTATGAATTGGCAGAAGAAGGTACTATTGGGGTATGCGGAGGAATGGCGATGTGCGCTTCATGCCAGGTATATGTAATCAATGATCCGGGTCTGGAACCGATGGGAGATGAAGAAGATGCCATGCTGGCTGAAGCTTTCCATGTGAAAGACAACAGCAGATTGGGATGCCAGTTACATATTGCCGATGCTATGGAAGGGCTCGAAGTGGAAATTGCTCCTTATCCTTAG
- a CDS encoding NAD(P)/FAD-dependent oxidoreductase, translating into MITTDILIIGAGPTGLFAVFEAGLLKMKCHIIDALPQPGGQLAELYPKKPIFDIPGYPSVNAGELVDNLMEQIKQFQPGFTLGETAVSYTKIDDEWFEVITNKGTVHRCKAIAIAGGLGTFEPRKPTFENIADYEEKGLEYFVKEPEHFRNKKVVIAGGGDSALDWSIFLSNVASEVTLIHRRNEFRGALDSVEKVQDLKNQGKIKLITPAEVTGIKGDGKVEAITVEVEGQEAYDIETDYFIPLFGLTPKLGEIGNWGLNIEKNAIVVNNALDYQTNIDGIYAIGDINTYPGKLKLILCGFHEATLMCQSVYNRLNPGKKFVLKYTTVSGVDGFDGSRKEAEKAVVKKID; encoded by the coding sequence ATGATAACCACTGATATATTGATCATAGGTGCGGGACCTACAGGACTTTTTGCAGTTTTTGAAGCTGGTTTATTAAAAATGAAGTGCCATATTATTGATGCGCTTCCTCAGCCGGGAGGGCAATTGGCTGAACTTTATCCTAAAAAACCTATTTTCGATATCCCTGGTTATCCTTCTGTGAATGCAGGAGAATTGGTGGATAATCTGATGGAGCAGATCAAGCAGTTCCAGCCTGGATTTACCTTAGGGGAAACCGCTGTTTCTTATACAAAAATAGATGATGAATGGTTTGAGGTGATTACCAACAAAGGAACCGTTCACAGATGTAAAGCGATTGCCATCGCAGGAGGTTTAGGGACTTTTGAGCCAAGAAAACCTACGTTTGAAAATATCGCTGACTATGAAGAAAAAGGTCTTGAATATTTCGTTAAAGAACCTGAACACTTCAGAAATAAAAAAGTGGTGATTGCTGGTGGAGGTGACTCCGCGTTAGACTGGAGTATCTTCCTTTCCAATGTTGCCAGTGAAGTAACTTTGATCCACAGAAGAAACGAGTTCAGAGGAGCTTTGGATTCTGTAGAGAAAGTTCAGGATCTGAAAAACCAGGGGAAAATCAAACTAATTACGCCTGCTGAAGTTACCGGTATTAAAGGTGACGGAAAAGTAGAAGCGATTACTGTAGAAGTAGAAGGCCAGGAAGCTTACGATATTGAAACAGATTATTTCATTCCTTTATTCGGATTGACACCAAAATTGGGTGAGATCGGAAACTGGGGATTAAATATCGAAAAAAATGCAATCGTTGTAAACAATGCTCTTGATTATCAAACTAACATTGATGGGATCTACGCTATCGGAGATATCAATACATACCCCGGAAAACTGAAGTTGATCCTTTGTGGTTTCCACGAAGCTACTTTAATGTGTCAGAGTGTGTACAACAGACTAAATCCTGGTAAAAAATTCGTATTAAAATATACAACGGTAAGTGGTGTAGACGGATTTGACGGAAGCCGTAAAGAAGCTGAGAAGGCAGTTGTGAAAAAAATTGACTAA
- a CDS encoding DUF3108 domain-containing protein, translating to MNKLLNLFAVFIFFLGSAQIDNIADGESITLRIHYGFLNAGTANLTTKQTTYKGVPHLYVKGTGQTTGAVKAFFKVEDLYESFINTQTGLPSFYVRNVREGSYRQHFETVFNHDNNTLILTDKKTPANGSKVLKSVKGVQDMLSCFYYLRSKSPDELKVGTVINMNVWIDDEMFPFQLKVTGTENLKTKFGTINCLKIIPSVKSGRVFKEKEGVTMWVSNDSNHIPMLLKAELAVGSLKASIDDYKNVKYPLKFSK from the coding sequence ATGAATAAACTTTTGAACCTTTTTGCTGTATTTATATTCTTTTTAGGCTCTGCCCAGATTGATAATATCGCAGATGGCGAATCTATTACTCTTAGAATCCACTATGGTTTCCTTAATGCAGGAACTGCCAATCTTACGACCAAACAAACTACCTACAAAGGAGTTCCTCATCTTTATGTAAAAGGGACAGGACAAACTACAGGTGCCGTAAAAGCATTCTTCAAAGTAGAAGATTTATATGAAAGTTTCATCAATACACAGACGGGATTACCAAGCTTTTATGTCAGAAATGTACGTGAAGGAAGTTACCGCCAGCATTTTGAAACCGTTTTTAATCACGATAACAACACTTTAATTTTAACAGATAAAAAGACACCAGCCAATGGTTCTAAAGTTCTGAAATCAGTAAAAGGTGTTCAGGATATGCTTTCCTGCTTTTATTATTTAAGAAGTAAAAGCCCGGATGAACTGAAAGTGGGAACTGTTATTAATATGAATGTATGGATTGATGATGAAATGTTTCCTTTTCAGCTGAAAGTAACAGGAACAGAAAATTTAAAAACCAAATTTGGAACTATTAACTGTTTAAAAATTATTCCGTCTGTAAAAAGCGGAAGAGTGTTTAAGGAAAAAGAAGGCGTAACCATGTGGGTTTCCAATGATTCCAACCACATTCCTATGCTGTTGAAGGCTGAGCTTGCAGTAGGATCACTGAAAGCCAGTATTGATGATTATAAAAATGTGAAGTATCCTTTAAAGTTTAGTAAATAA
- the pheS gene encoding phenylalanine--tRNA ligase subunit alpha: protein MIEKIEELLVEVNGFNATSKEEIENFRIKYNGKKGVLNDFFEKFKEVPNDQKKEFGQKINTLKQAVAVKLEDLKNASASSVVIEKEDLTRPAFPLELGSRHPINLVKNRIIEIFKSIGFAVADGPEIEDDWHNFTALNLPEYHPARDMQDTFFIEQNPDILLRTHTSSVQTRYMEENQPPIRILSPGRVFRNEAISSRSHCIFHQIEGLYIDENVSFADLKQTIQFFTTELFGKSKIRMRPSFFPFTEPSAEIDVYWGLNSETDYRITKGTGWLEIMGCGMVDPAVLKNVNIDAEKYSGYAFGMGIERITMLLYQMSDIRMFFENDIRTLEQFKTL from the coding sequence ATGATAGAAAAGATAGAAGAATTACTGGTCGAAGTAAATGGCTTCAATGCTACCTCTAAGGAAGAGATCGAAAACTTCCGAATCAAATACAATGGTAAAAAAGGGGTTCTGAATGATTTTTTTGAAAAATTTAAAGAAGTTCCTAACGATCAAAAGAAAGAATTCGGACAGAAGATCAACACTTTGAAGCAGGCAGTTGCTGTAAAACTGGAGGATTTGAAAAATGCTTCCGCATCTTCTGTTGTGATTGAAAAAGAAGATCTTACAAGACCTGCTTTTCCATTGGAATTGGGTTCAAGACATCCGATCAACCTGGTAAAAAACAGAATTATTGAAATCTTCAAATCTATTGGTTTTGCAGTAGCAGACGGACCAGAGATTGAAGATGACTGGCATAACTTTACCGCGCTAAACCTTCCGGAATATCACCCGGCAAGAGATATGCAGGATACATTCTTCATTGAACAGAATCCGGATATTCTTTTAAGAACGCATACTTCTTCCGTACAAACACGTTATATGGAAGAAAACCAGCCGCCTATCAGAATTTTATCTCCGGGAAGAGTGTTCAGAAATGAAGCTATTTCTTCACGTTCTCACTGTATTTTCCATCAGATTGAAGGATTATATATTGACGAAAATGTGAGCTTTGCTGATCTGAAGCAAACCATTCAGTTCTTTACCACTGAACTTTTCGGAAAATCCAAAATCAGAATGAGACCTTCTTTCTTCCCTTTCACAGAGCCAAGTGCTGAAATTGATGTGTATTGGGGATTAAACTCAGAAACAGATTACAGAATCACAAAAGGTACAGGATGGCTGGAAATTATGGGATGCGGAATGGTAGACCCTGCCGTACTGAAAAATGTGAATATCGATGCTGAGAAATATTCAGGATATGCATTCGGAATGGGTATTGAAAGAATCACGATGCTTCTTTACCAGATGAGTGACATCAGAATGTTCTTCGAAAATGATATCAGAACACTTGAACAATTCAAAACGCTATAA
- a CDS encoding YceI family protein, translating into MRKKLFSLAIPALFIAAVVVSCKKDKPLTSESNEVTTTKEGSQFTLDTLNSKVEWKGYKVFKSENTSHFGTIRFESGDVTVKDGKLESGKFVADMNSLTSVDLKDSPEDLGKLNGHLKSGDFFEVEKFPTASYEITKVTPAAEGDYNTLLDGNLTIKGITKPVQFKANVSVKDGEVSVATEPKDIKREEFGVKFQAPAENGVIKDEVTLQISVKALEKK; encoded by the coding sequence ATGAGAAAAAAACTGTTTTCGTTAGCTATTCCTGCATTATTTATTGCTGCTGTAGTGGTTTCTTGTAAAAAAGACAAACCACTTACGAGTGAAAGTAATGAGGTGACGACTACTAAAGAAGGTAGCCAGTTCACTCTGGATACGCTAAACAGTAAGGTTGAATGGAAGGGATATAAAGTATTTAAATCTGAGAATACAAGCCATTTTGGAACCATCAGGTTTGAAAGCGGAGATGTGACGGTGAAAGACGGAAAACTGGAAAGCGGAAAATTCGTTGCTGATATGAACTCTTTAACTTCTGTGGACCTGAAAGACAGCCCGGAAGATTTAGGAAAATTAAATGGCCACCTGAAAAGTGGTGATTTCTTTGAAGTTGAAAAATTCCCGACAGCTTCTTATGAAATTACAAAGGTAACTCCTGCTGCAGAAGGTGATTATAATACTCTTTTGGATGGTAATTTAACCATTAAAGGAATTACAAAACCTGTTCAGTTTAAAGCTAATGTTTCTGTGAAAGATGGAGAAGTAAGTGTAGCTACTGAGCCAAAAGATATAAAGAGAGAAGAGTTTGGAGTAAAGTTTCAGGCTCCTGCTGAAAACGGCGTGATTAAAGACGAAGTAACTCTTCAGATCAGCGTTAAAGCTTTAGAAAAGAAATAA
- a CDS encoding sulfate/molybdate ABC transporter ATP-binding protein has protein sequence MLLEINNLFFSHNKENPLFQNLNLRFEENRIIALAGESGCGKSTLLNLIYGLLDWESGEIIFNGTKLLGPKGNLVPGEPEMKFVAQNFDLMPYATVAENVGKFISNINLKQKKETVTELLEVVGLQEFANVLPKYLSGGQQQRVAIARALSVLPKLLILDEPFSNLDFPRKIELRERLFRYVKQHGVSLIISTHELQDIMPWLDQIVILQDGRLIQNDSPEETYRNPYNSYVAKLFGEVNIFSEAEAEDFQLTKFSYYPKEIRITETGLEAEVFESRFAGNYYWNKLKTKGKELIVYTDEKISGTINVSFI, from the coding sequence ATGCTATTAGAAATAAACAATTTATTTTTCTCTCATAACAAAGAAAATCCCCTGTTTCAGAACCTTAATCTAAGGTTTGAAGAAAACAGAATTATAGCGCTGGCCGGTGAAAGCGGATGTGGAAAATCTACTCTTCTCAACCTGATTTATGGTCTTTTGGATTGGGAAAGCGGAGAGATTATTTTTAACGGAACAAAGCTTTTGGGACCGAAAGGAAATCTTGTTCCAGGAGAACCGGAAATGAAATTCGTAGCGCAGAATTTTGATCTTATGCCCTACGCTACAGTGGCTGAAAACGTAGGAAAATTTATTTCTAATATCAATTTAAAACAAAAAAAAGAAACTGTAACGGAGCTTCTTGAGGTGGTAGGGCTTCAGGAATTTGCGAATGTACTTCCAAAATACTTAAGCGGCGGACAACAGCAAAGAGTGGCTATTGCCAGAGCATTGTCTGTACTTCCCAAGCTTCTTATTTTAGATGAACCCTTCAGTAATCTTGATTTTCCGAGAAAAATTGAACTGAGGGAAAGACTTTTCAGATATGTAAAACAACATGGCGTTTCTCTGATTATTTCCACTCATGAACTTCAGGATATCATGCCATGGCTGGACCAGATTGTTATTCTGCAGGATGGAAGACTGATTCAGAATGACAGCCCGGAAGAAACCTACAGAAATCCTTACAACTCTTATGTTGCTAAGCTATTTGGGGAAGTGAATATTTTCAGTGAAGCAGAAGCTGAAGATTTCCAGCTTACCAAATTCTCTTATTATCCCAAAGAAATCAGAATTACAGAAACTGGTCTCGAAGCCGAAGTTTTTGAAAGCAGATTTGCAGGAAATTATTATTGGAATAAATTAAAGACAAAAGGAAAGGAACTCATTGTGTATACGGATGAGAAAATTTCAGGAACCATAAATGTTTCGTTTATTTAA
- a CDS encoding zinc ribbon domain-containing protein YjdM produces the protein MSDTVICPKCSSEFTYPSDNMMVCSQCFYEWDPAEAAAEAANEGKILDSNGNELQDGDSVVVIKDLPVKGAPKPVKAGTKVKNIRLRPGSDHNIDCKIDGFGAMALKSEFVKKA, from the coding sequence ATGAGTGACACAGTAATTTGTCCAAAATGCAGCTCTGAGTTTACATACCCGAGCGATAATATGATGGTATGTTCCCAGTGTTTCTACGAATGGGATCCGGCAGAAGCCGCTGCTGAAGCCGCAAATGAAGGAAAAATCCTGGATTCCAACGGAAATGAACTTCAGGATGGTGATTCTGTAGTGGTAATAAAAGATTTACCTGTAAAGGGAGCACCAAAACCGGTAAAAGCCGGAACTAAAGTGAAAAATATCCGTTTGAGACCGGGAAGTGATCACAATATTGACTGTAAAATTGATGGTTTCGGAGCAATGGCTCTTAAGTCAGAATTTGTAAAGAAAGCATAA